In Cryptomeria japonica chromosome 1, Sugi_1.0, whole genome shotgun sequence, the sequence ctgaaTCATCTTCGTGAAAAGCAATGCAACTCATCAATAGCATAATTTTGGTTTGGGCAGCAAGAAATTGGAAGCAATGAAAATTATAGTCTACTAGAGAAGGTTGGGACTAAACATTCTAGGGAAACTTCAGTTGAATTCAATCAGCAGCATTCTATTTTAACTAAATATATACAGACAATTCTCAATCACAAGATCCTTGCAAAGTGCTTCTCTAAGTCAGATGGCCTCGGTTTTTCTCCTTTCGATTCCTttcaaaagaatcctctttaaatTATTTTGACACACGAGGATTATTCATGGAAGGAAAACCCTATTTGTGGAAAATTCGCCTCCTAAACTTTAACAATAAAAACATCCATTGTGGGAACCGTCTTATCCAGAACAGGACGCCAGGTTTGATGAAGAAACCCCACTTACAAAAACATAGCACGCGTAAAACAATATGTGATGCTGGAGAATAACGGTTCATATACTTCTGCGATATCAAAATTAATAGAAGAAAAACTTGAGATAGTGTTCAAAAGGTTGTTTTTTATTGGTTAAAACATTGAGCTTTCATTGTGAAGATCAAAGTTCAAATTCTATGTGAAGATCAAAGTTCAAATTCTAAAGAGACATTTAatatggaattcaaagttgtgactcttagtcttccataatTGACTTTTAGGTGGTTTCTAATAAATAGAATCTAATTGTCTTAATATCATGTAATGATTTCAAATTGATGTTTATATgaacaaaatatttataaacgatctgaaatataataaaaaaactTGAAATAGACATGATTTATTACATCTGTGAAAGCAAGAATCCATGATTGTATCAGCAAATACAAACTCCCATGCCACAATACGTACAAACTTCAACAATGAAAAATCTTAAGTGAAACAAACATTGAATAATCTTAAGAGAAACAGTGTTGGGGCACCATCTAGGCAAAACAGAACCTTAGATTTGACAAAGAAACCCCATTTGCAGAAAATTCACCTCCTAAACTGTAACAATGAAAAAACTTAAGAGAATCCTTTGTGGAACTCGGCCTAGCCAGAACAGGACGGGGAGGACGCCAGATTTGATCAAGAAACCCCACTTGCAAAACACAGCACGCCTAAAGCAAAGGACCACTAAAGAGTTGACGCACTCCGAAAGACGCAGAGCATCCTAACAGCCCCACCAATGCCAGAAAGTTGAATTTCCTACATACACGGCAAATTTTAGATTTGACTTATGCATAAATTCTATAGAAAGATTTAGAAAACCTAAGgatgaaataaacaaaaaaaaagtacCCATATGTGAGTCTCCTCTTTGGATCACCAGTTGCGTAGCCTGTGAAATACAAAAACCTTGCCATGCAATATATGACGCCCAAAACAGTCGCCACTATTGGGTGCTGTGATACCATAATCGCCATGTTAATTCAAGCAGCACGGTCAATTAGAACCTAAAAAAGCTATCATCTAAATAGAAGAGTGGGAAAAGATTCTAGTTATATTTGATACCTGCAAACCTCCAAATGTGAGAAGCACAAAGAACATGGGCATGACCTCCAAGGAGTTCTGGTGCCCTCTCTGTTAATACAATATTGTTAGACACCTTTGTCAATATATTGTTGGTGAAGTTAAAAAATTCTGAATGGATTTTGTAGGAATCAAATTTTGACTGCAAGATTTTGATATCATAAGTGATGAGACCAGCGTCATGTCTTGGACAAATTTGATGGAATAGATATCCCTCAGTCTTTGACTCTTAGTTAAAGAAATTTCAACCTAAGACTCATGCTCTAATATCAGATAACTAAAATAATTCTATAAGTTTGATATAAAACCCTCCAACTGAAATCGAAAAAACATAGACACAATGACTAAAGAGTATCTAACCTGGATGCAGTTGAATAATTTGCCatccttgttcttattttcatCTGCATACATAGTTGGATATGGAACATTGTATCTGCAACAAAATAACACACAACCAATTTGAATATTCTCTTCAAAGAATCTTACAATCATGGTACTGATACTTGTAAAAGTTCACAGAAGTACCATGGTAGTAAATACTAACCTTTTTCTAGCCATTCCAACCTGCATGGCCATCCAGACATTGAGCATGCTATATGCTACGGCCACCAAAGCTATCAATCCAAATGCAGGAGGAAACATTATCGCGATAGTTAAGCCTCCTAAGGTTAGCAGTTGCTCTAGTTATTAAAGCCAATGCCTGATATTCCCTTAGCCCTGTGTATCATTTTTGCTAGTATTGCAgtttatataataataatagtaTCTAGTGAAGCAATTATCCAAAGCACAGATGGTTGACTATTATCAGGTTCATCTGTGCTTTGGAATTTTTGTTTATTGTTGGTTGGTGGGTGGGGTAGGTAGTAGGTTAGTGGGTGGGGTAGTACGTTGTTGGGTGTTGTCACAAAGTTTAATAACTATTTAGTTTATTATTGTAGCATTAAAAATGtatttttcatttttagttttatatttgattttgaataataaTAATGGTAGTTGTCTTATATTTACTTACAAAATTATTTGAGAAATTTAAACATAATTACACTAAAACTAGGGTTTTCATTTGGCTATAGGTCAACTTGCATCTATTAATAGTCTATCATAGCTTATCTCTCAATAATACCACCAGACATACATCAATTGCCTTGTAGTCTTACTCATTACAACTCACAAAAATAACTATAGAGACTTATACTTCATGGACCAAAACACATCCATCGTACACCATTGAACAACAacagaaaaaatatattttattacataaaacatttcctttctataCATGTAGGGACTTGAAATTCCTCTAAATATGTGATTCCTACTTAAGATtcttattttgacaaaaaattattaTTTGTTTTATTACTATAGtattaaaaaatgcatttttatgtatttctCATTTAGTTTTACATTTAATTTGGGGCAATGTTGATGGTAGTTATGTCACATTTGACTCATGGAGCCACTCAAGAACCTTGCAAATATTTAAATAAACAACAACTAGGGTTTTAATAATTTGATTATATCTCAATCTACATCAATCAATATCCCATGATAGCTTGTCTCTCAATAATATCACCCAACCTACATCAATTACCTACCAGCCTTACTCACTACAACTCACACGCATAGCTCTGCGAAGACCTAATACTCATGCACAAAAACATATCCATTATACACCATTGAGAAACAAGACAAACAccatattttataaaatttaattatttcctttttgTACATTTAAGGAGATGAACTTCTCCTTTTCATCCCACACACTCTTGGCTCCTTAGTTGTggttcataaagaggattatcaaccttaaacatTTCTTCATGAGTAGGATTTTcattagattgaatgaaagggacATCCTCATATAGGGGATTGTTAATAATAGTGAGCCCTTGTAACCTAAGAGAATTCTATTGTTAcaaagtatccttacaaggggtgtgcattttaggagaaggatcgaTGACATTGCTATGAAGGGAATTATTGAAATAAGTGTTGACAGTCTCTTCTTGCACAAAAATATTATCATGAATAGGATCAATGTTAGAAGAGGGATTACCACTAGTCATTAATGTTTTATCCCTAGAAAAaagagtatttaaagaaggtgaaGTGTTAGTAGGAAAGATAggcatcatatcatcctctattatGACAAGATCTATATGGGATAGGCAATCACTAGGAGAATGATCACCATCACTATTCAAAGCTTCATGCttgggagggagatctttgaaagaaatattagcactctcttcttgaactagggtatcctcatgagtagagcCAAGTTGGGTGGGAGGAagatgcttcatctttagaggaaaATTGGTTGAAATAAATAGAAGGTGAGGTGTCAATCATATTACCCTCTTTTATCATAGTATCATCTTCTTTGACCAAGGCACTCTCATAGGGGAGGGATAAATTAAGGGAATAATCAACACcatcttctaatggttcatcccatatagggagatcattgagagaagtgcTAAAAATATCTCCTTACACTATGGTGTCCTCATGGGTAGAGACAATTTTGGTAGAGGGAATAACACTATTTATTAATACTTCATCTTTGGAAGGGAGAGCATTAATACATGTgttatttaaatcatcctctttcctcaaaatatcctCAGTAGGATCTTCAAGAGAGGGTGAAGAGTCATAAGGCGGTCTAAAAAACTATCATGACACAAAGACAAGCCAACCAAAGGCTGACGTGCATGGAATGGGGTTTGGGGCACATTTGGCATGAAAATGTcctttttttttacaaaatgtaATGAAAGAAATAATGCAAGCAAAGAAAGTAAACTAAATGTTTAAGCAATAAAGAAGTAATGTGATTAACTAAGTGCAAACATAAAAGTGCATGAGCTATATGTTTAAGAAATGAGCACACAATGCATATaacaatatttttgagattttttatgtttttgatagaaAAGAAACATCTAATAACAAGATCTAATCAGAAAATGAAGAtctaagaaggttggattcacgctAGGTttaccaaaatgtgatggtgaaaaatgggattgGGTAAACTAGGACTTAATCCCACTttcctccacacattggaatatgagagctcctaaggaagtgattcactttgactaactcttgtaaaagagagtcaaggaatactcttagggtttctattcctttgctgctatgaAAGAGGAAATGAGCTAAATATGCAATGATGATAAAGTAAGCTAAAAGGGTCAAGGAAATGACTATATAAAATGCAATAAAAGAAAGATGGAGAACTAAAACTGAGACACAAAGTACAAAGCCGGAAAGGGAATTCTGATATGCATCTTTCATAGAAATATAAGCTTGATTTAGCtagactagggcactgggcgctttGGTCCTAGTAGCTGAATTGACCTGAAAATATGGAATTTGGAAAGTGACAACCTAAGAAGCAAATTTTCTTTAGACATCTCAAAAATGTGGGGGACCAGAATATTGGGCACCCTGGTACTAGACCAAAGCATTGGGCACTCTGGTCCTATGGATCTTAGACTTGGTTCTGGATCTAGGACTGTGACTGTGAATTCTATCCTTCTGAAAGATCGCAGCTTTGTTGGATTCCTGTACCTACACTTggaacttgaaaaatggtgttttgggtggctatatagggttttgccttagtcaaaccccttgttttggtgatttccactccataaataaacaataatgtattgaaaatgtgtgtgatagaatctcatgtgtttacaagatcctaaatgaactaAATGCAAaaattagagttctaccctatgctttgagTATAACCCTAAATGAAATTAagatgcttcaaatcacaaatgcaataatggatctaaagcgataatgtagatctagaaataagtGTTGTGATactcatataaagacatgaaaataacatgaaaccataccaaaccctaagagagaggtacaagccaatcaatagtcgatgatctcctattattctccaTTATCTTCAAAGCtttaattgatgatgaaaatggttgatgtagacttaattaattcttcatttcctaattgaagacttcacataacctacAATTTCACtttataagagactccttcaattgctagtagatggatccttcaaatgaggaaaggaaaggttatatatatgaaaccctaacattGTTTTATATCAAAGGCTGACCTAGAATTGATGTATTTTCACATGAatttggatttaaacattataataccactaaaacatgatcccaaaattcaaggagaaaaagttgggaccggTGTGATTCACATCGGTCctatcaacttttttccaaatttctagggatgcaaggtctcatgattataaggtgatccccaaGTTGGTGTGACAatggtgtttagatatgtgaaatcaagccttgaaggttgaaataggacctaattagggcttTGATGAATTAACTGATTAAAAGGATGAAATAAAAAGGGTCACACTTAAGATTAAGGgctcaattttatgatgtgtgaagtgataaaaagagtaatttaaatttaattatattgattaattaaattccttaagggaatttaaaatgcaaaatgcaacacactaaggcaggtgctaacctaattGTGAAActataccacccaattaagggtgtacaatttatgatgctacatagaCTCTAGTTCTGTATGTTGCAATTTCCCtatctttttttcttttccttttgtctACAAGTTAAGAATTATTGTGGTGCACTTCTTCTTAGAAGGAGCACAAACATCCTACATCACCAAATTTATTCTTTTACTCCAACTCTAATTTGAATATTCAATCCATCCCAACATATTTATCTTCCCCTAGGTTGTAGTGTTAACATTGCTGCATAACTGTTCATTGTCCTCATGTAATTCTATCAATTATTTTGATAGTCTTATGCTACATCATACTTATAATTTTGTTGATCCAATGATTTGTATCCTTCCTTGCTAGATATAGTACATTGTCACAAATATTTGTGTGACACAAACTACATGCTCCACTTTGTGTACCATAGATTTTTCCTATGACAAAGATAAATCCCTTTACTGATGAGCTCTATTGTAGAacttttatttgaaaattttgTTCTCCAACAGTTGAAATTAGACACAACTGACACATGCAGCTACAACTGATTGTAGTTTTAATATAAACTTAAATGGCAATCTTCATCTGCATGTAACcactatcaaaccctaatcacttcCAAGGCATCAACTTTTGTAACTTCAAGCAACCAACTCTTTTCATTTGAGACTGTAATATGAAAATTAGTGCCGAGATATTGAATAGTAATTGTTTTCTTCGTATACTATCCTTACACTTATTCTTCTAAAATATTCAAGGGTGAAGGATATTATCATGTTTAGCCCCCCCTAATGATCTGCATCTCCTTAAGATCTAGGGGATATTGTTTGTGCATAGAGTGCACAATGTATACTCATAATTTAACTCTTCTTATTTTACTCATCATCTAGGTTCTATTTCCTTCTCCAAACTTGCTTGATCTCTTTCTTCTTCTCAGTTGCAACTCTTGGAGCaacatttatcttcatcttttgttttgaaaACCTTTGTTCTATAATATTTTACAATGTGACCAAAATTAATGTTGCAATTGTAGCATACCATGTTCTAATTAAACATAGGAGTGAAGAAATTTCT encodes:
- the LOC131044986 gene encoding uncharacterized protein LOC131044986: MWKEDEKGIMLEYLKKNGEAIELFKKRYDEKFGEINLKMQKIEVAFNKIMENSVDMLRVSTTNMSVMLDRLEKMHNDRKFVDLETGVGVSSSKDFPCTMRRTKQSTKAMKVPFPQDLLDLKEVAKTMMMLEKEGGLTIAIMFPPAFGLIALVAVAYSMLNVWMAMQVGMARKRYNVPYPTMYADENKNKDGKLFNCIQRGHQNSLEVMPMFFVLLTFGGLQHPIVATVLGVIYCMARFLYFTGYATGDPKRRLTYGKFNFLALVGLLGCSASFGVRQLFSGPLL